TCGCCGGGGGATTTCGAACCTCGCGCCCGGCGGCCGTGCTCGCCAACGCGTCGGTGTCGTGCACGTTCGATTACGACGAGATCCTTCTGCTCGGCCATCCGGGGCATTCCAGCGTCACGGTTCCGCTGGTGCTCGGCGAGGAACTCGGCGCGAGTCGCGATGACATTCTCGCGGCGCAGGTCGCCGCCAACGAGATCCAGGGGCGACTGGGGCTGGCGACCTTTCTGGGGCCGCAAAACGGCCAGATGCTGCCGTATCTGCACTGCGCGGGCGCGGCGATCGCGGCGGGTCGCCTGCTGCGGCTCAATGCGAAGGAGACGGCGCACGCACTGGCCGTGGCCCTCGCGCAGCCTCCGGCGGCGCTCTGGCCGGCGTTTTTGGGTTCCATGGATGGCAAGATCCTCACGGCGGCGCACGGGGCGTCGGCCGGGGTATTCGCCGCCGAGCTGGCCGCCGAAGGCTTCACCGGCGCACTGGATCTGCTCGACCACGAGCGCGGGTTCTTTCATCGATTCACGTTTGTGCCCTTTCACGGCGCGCTCACGGGGCTCGGCCGCGCGTGGCTCACCGACACGCTGCAGGTCAAGCTTCATGCCGCGTGCTGGTATTACCAGGGCTTGCTGGACGCACTCCACGATGCGGTGGGGCGCGTCTCTCGCGAACGGGGCCGCGCCCTGCGCCCGAGCGATATCCGCCGCGTCACCTGCCGCGTGACGGCGCTCGCGAAGGCCGTGGATGCGTCGGAAGGCGGTGGATCGCGAGGCCGCCTGCTTGCCAACGAGGTCAACTTTTCCATCCCCGCCGCCGTGGCGGTCATGCTCCTGCGCGGGCAACTGCTCCCGGCGGACCTGACCGCGCATCGGCTGAACGAAATCGAACGCGACGTGCGCGAACTCGCCGCGCGCGTCGAGGTCGTCCACGACCGCGCCATGACAGGGAACATGCTGCGCTCCGTCGATGAAGCCATCGACGTGGTGAGTCTCGCCGCGCCCGTCTCGGGCCGCGAGCTCGCGGCGGCGGGCCGTGCGGCGCGTCGCGAGTTCCCGCGTGCATCGGTGCTCGACGCGCGCGACCTGATGGCGATTCTTCCCGCGCTGCCCCGGTTGGTGCGTCGCCACCGCGCGGCGCGCGAAGCGAGCTATGACTTGGGAGATCGCCCCGTCGAACAATGCGTTCTATCGATTCCCGGCGCGTTCGAAATCGAGTTGGCGGATGGGAGACGATTGGAAGGCGAGGGCGTCGTGCCCGAGGGCGCGCTGTCGCTGGCCGGCGCGGCCCAAAAGGTGGCCGCGAAGTTGTGTTCCTCATCGCACGAAATCTTGTCCGAAAGCGACATCGAGCGATTGTGGAACGCGATCACGAACGCGAAGACGGGCGTCTCGATAGACGAACTGGCGGCGGCGCTCGACGCGGTGCCGGCGGGCCAACGCCGCTTCGACCGGCGGTGACGGCATCGCTCGCGGCTTGACCCTTCTCGTCGGCGGACGTTAAGGTCGGCGCGGGGTGGGGAAATTCCCCTTTTCACCGACGCGAAAAAATCGTTCCGAACGCTGGAAGGACGGCGTATGATCCTGAAGAGTCTGGAAACCGGCCCGCTGATGGTCAATTGTTACATCGTCGCCGACGACACGACGCGCGAGGCCGCGGTGATCGACCCCGGCGGCGACGCGCCGGCGATCCTCGTTGCGCTCAAAGAGGACGCGCTCAAGTGCGTGATGGTGGTGAATACGCACACCCATTTCGATCACATCGGCGGCAACGCGGCGCTGATCGCGGCGCTCGACGTCGAGCTCATCACGCACGCCGACGAGGCGTTCGGGCTCGCGCGGGCGGACGGCGCGGCCATGGCCTTCGGGATGCCGTCGCCGAAATCGCCCGAGGCGTCGCGCTTCGTGAAAGAGGGCGACGTGTTGGAGATCGGCGGGCTGCGCGCGCGGATCGTGGAGCTGCGCGGGCACAGCCCGTGCGGGATCGGTCTTGTCTTCGACGAACAGAAATGCGCGATCGTGGGTGACGCGCTCTTTGCCGGGTCAGTCGGGCGGACCGATCTGCCGGGCGGAAACGGGCCGCAACTGCTCGCGGATATCCGCGAAAAGCTGCTCACGCTGCCCGACGAAACGCTCGTGTGCCCCGGACACGGGCCGACCACGACGATCGGACGCGAGAAGAGGTACAATCCATTCTTTTGAGGTGATGCGATGTCGGCAGTGTTGGGCGGCAAGAAGATTCTCGTCGGCGTGACCGGCGGGATCGCCGCGTACAAGGCCGCGGAACTCGTGCGCCTGTTCGTCAAGGCGGGCGTCGAGACGCACGTGGTCATGACGAAATCGGCGACGCAGTTCGTCGCGCCGCTGACGTTCCAGACGCTCTCGCAGCACCCCGTGCATTTGGAACTCTTCGACCTGATGGAAGAGTCCGAGATCGGCCACATCCGGCTCGCGCAGACGGCGGATTTGGTGGTCATCGCCCCCGCGACCGCGAATATCCTCGGCAAGGCCGCCTGCGGCATCGCCGACGATCTGCTCTCCACGATTTTGCTCGCGACCGACGCGCCGATCCTCGCCGCGCCGGCGATGAACGACCGGATGTGGGCGAACGCGGCGGTTCGGGAGAACGTGGCGCGGCTGCGCGCGCGCGGCTGGAACTTCGTCGATCCCGAGTCGGGCGATCTCGCGTGCAAGACAGTCGCGGTCGGGCGTCTGGCGGAGCCGGAAGCGATCTTCGAAGCGGCGGCGGCGCTGCTGGCGCCGAAACCCCTCGAGGGGCGGCGTGTGGTCGTCACCGCCGGGCCGACCGTCGAGCCGATCGACGACGTGCGCGTGTTGACCAATCGGTCGAGCGGCAAGATGGGCATGGCGCTCGCGGCCGCCGCCCGCGAACGCGGCGCGTCGGTCACGGTGATCCACGGCCCGGTGAGCGCGGCGATCCCGCCGGGTGTCGAAGCCGTGCGCGTCGGCACGGCGGCGCAGATGTTGGACGCTCTTCGTGCGGCGATGTGCGGCGCGGACGTGTTGGTCATGTGCGCGGCCGTGGCGGATTTCCGCCCGGCCAAGGTCGGCAAGGGCAAGGTCGCAAAGAGCGACATGGCCGCCTCCATCGCGCTCAAACCCAACCCCGACATCGTGGCGACGATTCGCAAGGAGTTTCCCAAGACCGTCATCGTAGGGTTCGCGGCGCAGACCGACGCGCTGATGGAAAAGGGCGGGAAAAAGCTGCGCGAGAAGAATCTCGACTTTGTCGTGGTGAACGACGTGTCGAAAAAGGACATCGGCTTCGACGCCGACGACAACGCGGGATTCGTGCTCGGCCGCGACGGATCGCGTTTCGACATCGCGAAGACCGCGAAGCTCGAATTCGCGAGAATGATTTGGGACCGCGTCGCGCCCGCGCGCGGCGATCGGAGCTGACGATGGCGGACGAAGCGGAACACACGGATCCCTTCGCCGCACTGCGCACGGTGCTGGGCGACGTCGAGTTCGCGCTCGAGCGCATGCGCGCGCGGGGGGCCGAGGCGTCGTGTTCCGATGCGGCGCTGGAAGCGCTTCGGCGTGGGCTGACGGATTTTCTGACGATCGAATCCGCAGCGCCGTTGGAAACGATCGCGCCGGTAGCGCCGTCGGAGACGACGGAGCACGTCGGGGAGGTAGCGCCCGTGCCCAAATCGAGTTCCGACCTGCCGAAACCGGAACGGTCCGCCGCGCGGATGCTCGTCGAAATCCGCGAGGACCTCGGCGATTGTACTCGGTGCAAACTGCACGCGGAGCGTAAGAACATCGTCTTCGGCGTGGGAAATCCCGATGCGGAACTCATGTTCGTCGGCGAAGGACCCGGTGCGGACGAAGACGAGCAGGGCGAGCCGTTCGTCGGTCGCGCGGGACAGCTCCTGACGAAAATGATTCAGGCGATGGGCAAGCAGCGCAGTGACATCTATATCGCCAACGTCGTGAAGTGCCGGCCGCCGGGCAACCGCGCGCCGACGCCGGACGAAGTCGCGGCGTGCGGACCGTTTCTGCGTCGGCAGATCGAGGCGATCGGACCGAAGATCATCTGCACGCTCGGCAACGCCGCCACGTCGGCGCTGCTCGGAAAAAACGAGGGGATCACGAAACTGCGCGGCACGTTTCATCCCTTCGAAGGCGGCGTTTTGGTCATGCCGACCTACCATCCCGCCTACCTGCTGCGCAGCCCCGACCATAAAAAAGATGCGTGGAACGACCTCCAGCAGGTGATGACCGAACTCGGCTGGCCGATACCGAAGCGGGGCGCACCATGAAACGCACCGTCCGCACCTGGACTTTTCTTGCGATGATGATGCTCGGCACGGTGCTGGCTGTCGCCGCGCCGTCGCCGCCCGAACCGGCGGGGGATGCGGTGGCGGACGCGCCGCCCCGGGTTCTCGTCATCACGCTCAAGGGATCGGTCAATCCGGGCAGCGCGGACTTTTTCATCACGTCCATCGAGCGCGCCGAAAACGAAAACTACGACGCCGTGGTGATCGAGCTCGACACCCCGGGCGGGCTCGTCGAATCGACACGCGACATCGTGCAGAAGTTCCTCGCGTCGCGCGTGCCGATCATCGTGTACGTGTCGCCGTCGGGGGCTCGTGCGGGCAGCGCCGGCGTGATGATCACGATGGCGGCGCACGTCGCCGCGATGGCGCCGGGCACCAACATCGGCGCGGCGCATCCGGTCGCGGGCGGCGGTCAGGAAATCGACGAGACGATGGAAAAGAAGATCACCAACGACACCGCCGCTTGGATCGAGGGCATCGCCGAGCAGCGCGGGCGCAACAAGGAATGGGCGATCAAGGCCGTGCGCGACAGCGTCAGCGTCACGGCGACCGACGCGCTCGCGAACAACGTCGTGGACGTGATCGCGAAGGATCTCGCCGAGGCGCTGGCCGCCGCCGACGGGCGCGACGTGACGATCGGCGCGGACGAGAAGCGCAAGCTGCGTCTCGCGAATGCCCAAGTCGTGCGCATGGACCCCGGGCTCAAGCACCGCTTCATCATGCGTCTCGCCGATCCCAACATCGCCTATCTGCTCATGATTGTCGGCATCCTCGGCATCTACGCCGAGTTTTCGCACCCCGGCATGATCTTCCCGGGCGTCATCGGCGTCGTGGGATTTCTGCTCTTTCTCATGAGCGCGCAAATCCTGCCCATCAACGTCGTGGGCGTCATCCTCATTGTCGTTGCGCTCGCGCTGTTCGTCGCCGAGATCAAGTTCACAAGCTACGGGATGCTCACGATCGGCGGCGCGATCGCACTGGCACTGGGGTCGCTGTTCCTGTTCGACGTGCCCGAAAAGGTCGTGGAGACCCCGGAGTTTTCGATGCGCGTGTCATGGTGGCTGATATTGCCCGCGACGATCGGCTTTTCGCTCATCGCCGCGATGATCACCTTTGTCGTTCTCAAGTTCCACCGACGCGGCCCGCAGACCGGCGAAGAAGCCGACCGCGGCAAAATCGCCCGCGTGTTGGAGCGGATCGGCCCCGATGGCGGGCAGGTCAAATTCGACGGGGTCATCTGGAACGCCGTTTCCGACGAATCGATCGACGCGGGCGAAACGGTGGAAGTGCTCGAATCGAGCGGAGCCATCGTCCGCGTGAAAAAAATCGCGGGATCGAATTGACGGTCGCGCAACCCCAACGCAGGGAGTGAGCCATGGAGATTTTCGGCGGGATCGGGATTCTGGTCGCATTCGTTCTGGTGTTTATTCTTTCGGGATTGCGGATCCTCAACGAGTACGAGCGCGGCGTGATTTTCCGCCTCGGGCGGGTCGGCCCGCTCAAGGGCGCGGGCCTCAAGTGGATCATTCCGATGATCGACCGCATGGTCAAAGTCGGCACGCGCATCATCACGATGGACGTTCCGCCGCAGGACGTCATCACGCACGACAACGTCACCATCAAGGTGAATGCCGTGTTCTATTTTCGCGTCGTCAATCCGCTGAAGGCGATTCTCGAGGTGGAGAACTACATTTATGCCACCAGCCAGTTGGCGCAGACCACACTGCGCAGCGTGCTCGGCGAGGTGGAACTCGACGACCTGCTCGCCCACCGCGAAAAGGTCAACGCCAAGCTCCAGAAAATCATCGACGAGCGCACCGACCCCTGGGGTGTGAAGGTCACGGCGGTCGAGGTGAAGCACATCGATCTGCCCGTCGAGATGCAGCGGGCCATGGCCAAGCAGGCCGAGGCCGAGCGTGAACGCCGCGCCAAGGTCATCGCCGCGGAGGGAGAGTTCCAGGCGTCCGAGAAGCTCGCGCAGGCGGCGAATGTGCTCGATCGCGAGCCCGCCGCGCTCACGCTGCGTTACCTGCAAACGCTGCGCGAGGTGGCGACGGAGAAAAACTCGACGACGCTCTTCCCCCTTCCGATCGACCTGTTTCGCCCGTTCCTGGAGAAGCACCTCGGCGGAAAGAAAGACTGACCGCGTCGCGCGTCTCGATGAAGCTCGCGGATTTCGATTACGCGCTGCCCGATGACCTGATCGCGCAGCAACCGGTGGAGAAGCGCGACGAGGCCCGGCTCCTCGTGTGGAACCGCACGACGCGGTCGCTGAATCACGCGCGTGTTTGCGATCTGGCCGATTTTCTCGCGCCGGAGACGCTGCTCGTCTTCAACGAGACAAAGGTCATTCCTGCACGTCTCCACGGACGCAAGCCGTCGGGCGGCGCGGTCGAACTGCTCCTGCTGGAACGCACGGACGCGCGGCCGAAGGTGTTCACGGCGATGGGTCGTGCGTCGAGGGGACTGCGTGTCGGAGACGTGGTCGAATTCGACGGTGGAGCGCGCGCGACGATCCGCATTAAACGCGAAGACGGGCTCGTCGAGGTGGAGTTCGACGGCGGCAACGCCATCGAGGACGTGATTGAACGGATCGGCGTGATGCCGCTGCCGCCCTACATCCATCGATCGCGCGAGGACGACGAGGCCATCCGCGAGCGCGACCGCGAGCGCTATCAAACTGTGTTCGCGCGCGAACCCGGCGCGGTGGCCGCGCCGACCGCCGGGCTGCACTTTACGCCGGAACTTCTGGATGCGATCCGCGCGCGCGGCTTCGAAGCGGCGTTCGTCACGCTACACGTCGGCGCGGGGACCTTCGCGCCCGTCAAGGTGGACGACATCGACCGGCACGTGATGCACGAGGAGGCATTCTCGATATCCGAAGACGCCGCGCGGAGCATCAACGCGGCGAAGTCCTCGGGCCGCCGCATTCTCGCCATCGGCACCACGGTCTGCCGCGCGCTCGAGTCCGCCGCGATCGATGGCGGCGTGAAACCGGGCGCGGGACGCACCCGCCTCTTCGTCAAACCCGGCTATCGCTTTCGCGTCGTCGACGATCTGATGACGAACTTCCACCTGCCGAAATCGACTTTGCTCATGCTTGTTTCCGCCCTCGTCGGCCGCGAGGAATTGCTCAATCTCTATCGTATCGCCGTCGAAGAGCGCTACCGATTTTTCAGCTACGGCGACGCGATGCTCGTTCTCACCGACGACCGCGCTTGATTTTTGAACGCCGCGTGGCACATTGCGTCCGTGTCCGATCTTCCTGCTCACTATGATCGAAAAAATCCATCGACGCTCGAGCGCCTCGCGTGGCTGCCGATCGACGCGATCGGACTCGCGTATGCCGCGATCATGCGCGCGCGCGCGGCGATGTATGACGCGGGTTTCCTTCGGTCCATCGACCCACCGATCCCGGCGATCAATGTCGGCAACCTGACCCTCGGCGGCACGGGCAAAACGCCGCTGACGCTCGAGGTCGCGCGAATCCTCGCGGAGATGGGACGTCGGCCCGGCATCGTTTCGCGGGGCTATCGCGCGAGACGCGAAGGCGAGATCGCGATCATTTCCGACGGATCGCGCTTGCTTCTCGATGCCAACGAAGCGGGCGACGAACCCGTGATGATGGCACATCGCGATCCCCGCATTCCCGTGGTCATCGGTGCGCGGCGGCCCGAGGCGGTTGCGCGGGTCGCGGCGCTCGGCGCGGATGTCGCCGTGTGCGACGACGCGTTTCAGCATCTACGCCTCCGGCGACGACTCGACGTGGTCGCGATTCAGGGCGCGGCCGGTTTCGGCAACGGTCGCGTCTTTCCCGCCGGACCCCTGCGCGAACCGATGAGCGCGCTCGCCCGGGCGCACGTGATCGCCGAAAACGTCGGCGACCGCGAGTCCGATCACGAGCGCGTCGTGCGCGATGCGGGATTTCGCGGCGACTTTTTGCGCTGGTCGTATCGCGTTGTCGAACTTCGCCGCTTGAGCGACGACGCCGAGGTCACGATCGAGACTCTTCGCGGTGCGTCTGTGCACGCCGTCGCCGCGACCGCGCGGCCCGAATCGTTCGCGCAGACGCTCGAATCGCTCGGCGCGCGCGTCGTACATCGAACGTATCGGCGCGACCACCATCGCTGGACCCGCGCGGACCTCGACGAGGCGCGGCGGATTGCCGCAACCGGCGGTGTTCCTTATCATATCGCCACGGAAAAGGACGCCGTGAAGCTGCGCGGCGTGGACGGCATCGACGAGATCCCGTTTTTCGTTCTGATGGTGGATGTGCGCTGGCATGACGACGGCGAGGAGCGTCTGCGTCGCCGTCTGGTCGAGTGCCTGCGATAACGAAAGTCGGAGTGCGTGTGAAACGGCCCGCGGTATTTCTGGACCGGGACGGAACGTTGACCGAGGAGGTCGGCTACGTCAATCACATCAGCCGCCTGCGCGTGATGCCCGGCGTGTGCGGGGCGCTCTTTCGCCTCAACCGCGCGGGCGTCGCGGTCGTCGTCGTGACCAACCAGGCCGGTGCGGCGCGCGGCTATTTCCCCGTATCGTTCATCGACGAGGTGCAGGCCGAACTCGTCCGCCAGATCGAGGCGGGCGGGGCGAAACTCGACGGGCTGTATTACTGCCCGCACCATCCAAGTTCGAAAAATCCCGCGCTGGCCGTGGACTGCGATTGCCGCAAGCCGAAGCCCGGCCTCATCGAGCGCGCGTGCGCCGAACTCGATCTCGATCCCACCGCGTCGTTCGTCGTCGGCGACAAATACACCGACGTCGAACTCGGGCACCGCGTGGGCGCGCAGGGAATCCTCGTGCTCACGGGCTACGGCCGGGGCGAGATGCAGTGGTTCTCCGCCGGCTGGCCCGCGCCGCCCGATTTCGTCGCCGAGGATCTGAACGAGGCGGTCGATCACATCCTGCGCCGGTTGGGTCGCGATGGATAGAAACGACCGCCTGCGCGAGATTCTCGACGCCATGTCGGGTGCGACCGTCGCCGTCATGGGCGATCTGGTCGCGGACCTGTACCTCTACGGGCAGACCAAACGCGTCAGCCGCGAAGCCCCCGTGCTCATCCTCGAACACCAAAGCGAGCGCCTCGTGCTCGGCGGCGCGGCGAACGCGATTCACAATGCGCACACGCTCGGCGCGCGCGTGGTGCCCATCGGCATCGTCGGGCGCGATCCGGCGGGCGCGGCGGTGCGCGACGAGCTGCGCGTGCTCAATGTGAACGACGAGTGGGTGCTCGATGTGGACGGGCGCGCGACGACGACCAAGCAACGCATCGTCGGCAGCGGCCAGAACACGACGTTTCAGCAGATCCTTCGCATCGACCGGGGCGACACGCGGCCCGTCGATCGCGTGACCGAGATGCGCCTTGTTGAGGCCGTCACCGAGGCCTCGCGCGACTGCGGCGTGCTCGTCGTGTCCGATTACGGGTACGGCGTCTTCACGCCCGCCGTCATCGAGCGCGTCAACCACCTCGCCGAATCCGGCCGCGTGCGCGTGCTCATCGACAGCCGCTATCGGCTCACGCAATTTCGCGGCGCGTACGCCATGACACCGAACGAACCCGAGGCGCAGGAAGCCGGCGGGCGCGTGATACGCACCGACAACGACGCCGAAGAGGTCGGCCGCGCGCTGATGTCCGCCACCGGCGCGCAGTCGATCGTCGTCACGCGCGGGCGGCGAGGCATGTGCCTCGTGCGTCCTGACGAGCCCGCCCGGCACATCCCCATCTTCGGCGGAGACGAGATCGCCGACGTCACCGGCGCGGGCGACACCGTCATCGCCACGATCGCGGCGGCCACGGCGGCCGGCGCGGATCTGCTGGAAGCGTGCGTGCTCGCCAACGTCGCGGGCGGCCTCGTCGTCATGAAGGCCGGCACCGCCACCGTGAGCGCCGCCGAGATCCGCGAGGCGACCCTGCGGGAGGACCCATGGCCGTCGTCCTGAACCGCGACGAGGCCGTGACCGCGCTGGCTCGCGAGCGCGACGCGGGGCGCACGATCGTCTTCGCCAACGGCGCGTTCGACCTGCTGCACGTCGGGCACGTGCGTTATCTGCATGGCGCGGCGGCGCAGGGCGACGTGCTGGTCGTGGCGCTCAACTCGGACGAGTCCGTGCGCGGCCTCAAGGGCGCGGGCCGCCCGATCCTGCCGCTGACCGAACGCCTGGCGCTCGTCGCCGCGATCGAGGGCGTCGATGTCGTCACGTGGTTCGACGAGCCCAACGTCTCGTCGCTGCTGCTCGCGATCCGCCCCGACGTGCACGCCAAGGGAACGGACTACACCGAGGACACGGTGCCCGAGGTCGAAACGGTGCGCGCATACGGCGGGCGCGTGGCGATCACGGGCGACCCCAAGGACCACAACACCACGGACATCATCGCGGCCATCCGCCGCGCGGGAGCGGCGACGTGAGGGTGCTCGTCACGGGATGCGCGGGGTTCGTCGGCAGTTCGGTCTGCGAGCGCCTGCTCGCGTCGGGCGTGGACGTCATCGGCGTCGACATCTTCACCGACTACTACGAGCGCTGGATCAAGGAACGCAATCTCGCCGTCAACGCCGCGCATCCGCGTTTTCACTTCATCGAGGCCGACATTAACCGCATCGACGTGAAAGACCACCTCGGCGCGGGCGACGCCGTGGTGCACGAGGCCGCGCAGGCGGGCGTTCGCGCGAGCTGGGGTTCTAGCTTCGAAATCTACACCGCCAACAACGTCCTCGGAACGCAGCGTCTGCTCGAAGGCTGCCGCGACCTCGGCCTGTCGCGCTTTGTGTACGCGGGGTCGAGCTCCGCCTACGGCGACGCGCCGCGCTACCCGACGCGGGAAACGGAT
This window of the Deltaproteobacteria bacterium genome carries:
- the queA gene encoding tRNA preQ1(34) S-adenosylmethionine ribosyltransferase-isomerase QueA yields the protein MKLADFDYALPDDLIAQQPVEKRDEARLLVWNRTTRSLNHARVCDLADFLAPETLLVFNETKVIPARLHGRKPSGGAVELLLLERTDARPKVFTAMGRASRGLRVGDVVEFDGGARATIRIKREDGLVEVEFDGGNAIEDVIERIGVMPLPPYIHRSREDDEAIRERDRERYQTVFAREPGAVAAPTAGLHFTPELLDAIRARGFEAAFVTLHVGAGTFAPVKVDDIDRHVMHEEAFSISEDAARSINAAKSSGRRILAIGTTVCRALESAAIDGGVKPGAGRTRLFVKPGYRFRVVDDLMTNFHLPKSTLLMLVSALVGREELLNLYRIAVEERYRFFSYGDAMLVLTDDRA
- the lpxK gene encoding tetraacyldisaccharide 4'-kinase; the protein is MSDLPAHYDRKNPSTLERLAWLPIDAIGLAYAAIMRARAAMYDAGFLRSIDPPIPAINVGNLTLGGTGKTPLTLEVARILAEMGRRPGIVSRGYRARREGEIAIISDGSRLLLDANEAGDEPVMMAHRDPRIPVVIGARRPEAVARVAALGADVAVCDDAFQHLRLRRRLDVVAIQGAAGFGNGRVFPAGPLREPMSALARAHVIAENVGDRESDHERVVRDAGFRGDFLRWSYRVVELRRLSDDAEVTIETLRGASVHAVAATARPESFAQTLESLGARVVHRTYRRDHHRWTRADLDEARRIAATGGVPYHIATEKDAVKLRGVDGIDEIPFFVLMVDVRWHDDGEERLRRRLVECLR
- a CDS encoding MBL fold metallo-hydrolase, encoding MILKSLETGPLMVNCYIVADDTTREAAVIDPGGDAPAILVALKEDALKCVMVVNTHTHFDHIGGNAALIAALDVELITHADEAFGLARADGAAMAFGMPSPKSPEASRFVKEGDVLEIGGLRARIVELRGHSPCGIGLVFDEQKCAIVGDALFAGSVGRTDLPGGNGPQLLADIREKLLTLPDETLVCPGHGPTTTIGREKRYNPFF
- a CDS encoding HAD family hydrolase, producing MTKVGVRVKRPAVFLDRDGTLTEEVGYVNHISRLRVMPGVCGALFRLNRAGVAVVVVTNQAGAARGYFPVSFIDEVQAELVRQIEAGGAKLDGLYYCPHHPSSKNPALAVDCDCRKPKPGLIERACAELDLDPTASFVVGDKYTDVELGHRVGAQGILVLTGYGRGEMQWFSAGWPAPPDFVAEDLNEAVDHILRRLGRDG
- a CDS encoding bifunctional hydroxymethylpyrimidine kinase/phosphomethylpyrimidine kinase, producing MDRNDRLREILDAMSGATVAVMGDLVADLYLYGQTKRVSREAPVLILEHQSERLVLGGAANAIHNAHTLGARVVPIGIVGRDPAGAAVRDELRVLNVNDEWVLDVDGRATTTKQRIVGSGQNTTFQQILRIDRGDTRPVDRVTEMRLVEAVTEASRDCGVLVVSDYGYGVFTPAVIERVNHLAESGRVRVLIDSRYRLTQFRGAYAMTPNEPEAQEAGGRVIRTDNDAEEVGRALMSATGAQSIVVTRGRRGMCLVRPDEPARHIPIFGGDEIADVTGAGDTVIATIAAATAAGADLLEACVLANVAGGLVVMKAGTATVSAAEIREATLREDPWPSS
- a CDS encoding slipin family protein, coding for MEIFGGIGILVAFVLVFILSGLRILNEYERGVIFRLGRVGPLKGAGLKWIIPMIDRMVKVGTRIITMDVPPQDVITHDNVTIKVNAVFYFRVVNPLKAILEVENYIYATSQLAQTTLRSVLGEVELDDLLAHREKVNAKLQKIIDERTDPWGVKVTAVEVKHIDLPVEMQRAMAKQAEAERERRAKVIAAEGEFQASEKLAQAANVLDREPAALTLRYLQTLREVATEKNSTTLFPLPIDLFRPFLEKHLGGKKD
- a CDS encoding nodulation protein NfeD, which translates into the protein MKRTVRTWTFLAMMMLGTVLAVAAPSPPEPAGDAVADAPPRVLVITLKGSVNPGSADFFITSIERAENENYDAVVIELDTPGGLVESTRDIVQKFLASRVPIIVYVSPSGARAGSAGVMITMAAHVAAMAPGTNIGAAHPVAGGGQEIDETMEKKITNDTAAWIEGIAEQRGRNKEWAIKAVRDSVSVTATDALANNVVDVIAKDLAEALAAADGRDVTIGADEKRKLRLANAQVVRMDPGLKHRFIMRLADPNIAYLLMIVGILGIYAEFSHPGMIFPGVIGVVGFLLFLMSAQILPINVVGVILIVVALALFVAEIKFTSYGMLTIGGAIALALGSLFLFDVPEKVVETPEFSMRVSWWLILPATIGFSLIAAMITFVVLKFHRRGPQTGEEADRGKIARVLERIGPDGGQVKFDGVIWNAVSDESIDAGETVEVLESSGAIVRVKKIAGSN
- a CDS encoding adenylyltransferase/cytidyltransferase family protein — its product is MAVVLNRDEAVTALARERDAGRTIVFANGAFDLLHVGHVRYLHGAAAQGDVLVVALNSDESVRGLKGAGRPILPLTERLALVAAIEGVDVVTWFDEPNVSSLLLAIRPDVHAKGTDYTEDTVPEVETVRAYGGRVAITGDPKDHNTTDIIAAIRRAGAAT
- a CDS encoding MmgE/PrpD family protein; protein product: MNETTIEWLARWAAELRFEDIPERVKAKARLQQASVIAASFAGLHDDGARRVIDATRKHGGNGGARVIAGGFRTSRPAAVLANASVSCTFDYDEILLLGHPGHSSVTVPLVLGEELGASRDDILAAQVAANEIQGRLGLATFLGPQNGQMLPYLHCAGAAIAAGRLLRLNAKETAHALAVALAQPPAALWPAFLGSMDGKILTAAHGASAGVFAAELAAEGFTGALDLLDHERGFFHRFTFVPFHGALTGLGRAWLTDTLQVKLHAACWYYQGLLDALHDAVGRVSRERGRALRPSDIRRVTCRVTALAKAVDASEGGGSRGRLLANEVNFSIPAAVAVMLLRGQLLPADLTAHRLNEIERDVRELAARVEVVHDRAMTGNMLRSVDEAIDVVSLAAPVSGRELAAAGRAARREFPRASVLDARDLMAILPALPRLVRRHRAAREASYDLGDRPVEQCVLSIPGAFEIELADGRRLEGEGVVPEGALSLAGAAQKVAAKLCSSSHEILSESDIERLWNAITNAKTGVSIDELAAALDAVPAGQRRFDRR
- a CDS encoding uracil-DNA glycosylase, producing MADEAEHTDPFAALRTVLGDVEFALERMRARGAEASCSDAALEALRRGLTDFLTIESAAPLETIAPVAPSETTEHVGEVAPVPKSSSDLPKPERSAARMLVEIREDLGDCTRCKLHAERKNIVFGVGNPDAELMFVGEGPGADEDEQGEPFVGRAGQLLTKMIQAMGKQRSDIYIANVVKCRPPGNRAPTPDEVAACGPFLRRQIEAIGPKIICTLGNAATSALLGKNEGITKLRGTFHPFEGGVLVMPTYHPAYLLRSPDHKKDAWNDLQQVMTELGWPIPKRGAP
- the coaBC gene encoding bifunctional phosphopantothenoylcysteine decarboxylase/phosphopantothenate--cysteine ligase CoaBC, whose translation is MLGGKKILVGVTGGIAAYKAAELVRLFVKAGVETHVVMTKSATQFVAPLTFQTLSQHPVHLELFDLMEESEIGHIRLAQTADLVVIAPATANILGKAACGIADDLLSTILLATDAPILAAPAMNDRMWANAAVRENVARLRARGWNFVDPESGDLACKTVAVGRLAEPEAIFEAAAALLAPKPLEGRRVVVTAGPTVEPIDDVRVLTNRSSGKMGMALAAAARERGASVTVIHGPVSAAIPPGVEAVRVGTAAQMLDALRAAMCGADVLVMCAAVADFRPAKVGKGKVAKSDMAASIALKPNPDIVATIRKEFPKTVIVGFAAQTDALMEKGGKKLREKNLDFVVVNDVSKKDIGFDADDNAGFVLGRDGSRFDIAKTAKLEFARMIWDRVAPARGDRS